One Bufo gargarizans isolate SCDJY-AF-19 chromosome 3, ASM1485885v1, whole genome shotgun sequence DNA segment encodes these proteins:
- the GPR61 gene encoding G-protein coupled receptor 61 — MDTSLPSLTWNVSLNASGSPTTENPHYGALFIMLLMDLLAVAGNVAVMGVIMKTPSLRKFVLVFHLCVVDLLAALTLMPLAMLSGSGGPSLYEIQGLGQMACRAYLFLSVCLTSTGILSISAINIERYYYVVHPMRYQVKMTMGLVSWVLAGVWIKAVLTSLIPVLGWNPPVPGHCSLQAGGNSVFRAGFLLFYSSFYFLLPLIIIIVVYCSMFKVARVAALHQGPLPTWMDTSPQRRRSESLSSRSTMVTGSGATRGTPQQRVTGGGSGSGGKAAAVLAAVGGQFLLCWLPYFGFHLYAALRSPPPPPGSRMEWIVTWMGFLCFASNPIFYGCLNRQIREELGRWVGCFLKRGGTGEDELRLPSREGSIEENFLQFLQGTGCPPDTRAVVHITPKGDQPAVDFRIPGQIAEETSEFLEQPWDLTAVGKDYINTDPSPKT, encoded by the coding sequence ATGGATACCTCCCTTCCCTCTCTCACATGGAATGTTTCACTCAATGCTTCAGGGAGCCCTACTACAGAAAATCCCCATTATGGGGCCCTTTTCATAATGCTTCTTATGGACCTACTGGCAGTAGCTGGGAATGTGGCTGTCATGGGGGTCATCATGAAGACTCCATCCCTCAGGAAGTTTGTTCTGGTCTTCCACTTGTGCGTGGTGGATCTCTTGGCTGCACTTACACTTATGCCCTTGGCTATGTTGTCTGGAAGTGGAGGCCCATCCCTGTATGAAATCCAGGGATTAGGACAAATGGCTTGTCGTGCATACTTGTTCTTGAGTGTCTGTCTTACCAGCACTGGCATACTATCAATCTCTGCTATAAATATTGAGAGATATTACTATGTTGTACATCCCATGAGGTACCAGGTCAAGATGACCATGGGACTAGTCAGCTGGGTACTAGCTGGAGTCTGGATTAAAGCTGTTCTCACATCCCTTATCCCTGTTTTAGGATGGAACCCCCCTGTCCCTGGACATTGCAGTTTACAGGCAGGTGGCAACAGTGTCTTCCGAGCAGGATTTCTTCTCTTCTATTCCTCCTTTTATTTCTTACTGcctctcatcatcatcattgttGTGTACTGCAGTATGTTCAAGGTGGCACGGGTAGCTGCTCTCCATCAAGGGCCTCTGCCCACTTGGATGGACACTTCACCTCAGCGCAGGCGCTCAGAATCTCTCAGCAGCCGTTCCACCATGGTAACAGGCTCAGGAGCCACACGTGGAACTCCTCAGCAACGAGTGACAGGTGGTGGTTCTGGAAGTGGTGGGAAGGCAGCAGCTGTATTAGCTGCAGTAGGGGGTCAGTTTCTATTATGTTGGTTACCTTATTTTGGCTTCCATTTATATGCTGCACTGCGTTCTCCACCTCCACCCCCTGGATCACGAATGGAATGGATTGTCACGTGGATGGGGTTTCTTTGCTTTGCCTCTAATCCAATATTTTATGGTTGCCTAAATCGTCAAATTCGTGAAGAACTGGGAAGGTGGGTTGGATGTTTCTTAAAACGGGGTGGTACTGGGGAGGATGAACTTCGATTGCCAAGTCGGGAAGGCTCTATTGAAGAAAATTTCTTGCAGTTTTTGCAGGGTACTGGCTGCCCACCAGACACTAGGGCAGTTGTTCATATCACCCCTAAAGGGGATCAACCAGCTGTAGACTTCCGAATTCCAGGGCAGATTGCAGAGGAAACATCTGAGTTCTTAGAACAACCATGGGATTTGACAGCTGTGGGCAAAGACTATATTAATACTGATCCATCTCCAAAAACATGA